The genomic segment GTCTCGGCTCCAAGGCCCCCGACTTCACTGCCGACAGCAACATCGGCAAGGTCGAATTCCACAAACACATCGAGGGCAGCTGGGCCATCCTCTTCTCGCACCCCCAGGACTTCACGCCCGTGTGCACCACCGAGCTCGGCGCCTTTGCTAAGCTCGAGCCCGAGTTCACCAAGCGCGGCGTCAAGCTGCTCGGTCTGTCGGCCGATACTACCGACAGCCATGCCACTTGGATCAAGGACATTGCTGAGGTTACGGGTGGAAATGTGCAGTTTCCCATCATTGCTGATCCTGACCGTGTTGTGGCCAACCAGTACGACATGTAAGTAGCGGAATGTTTAGCCTTTTTGCTGCTATTGTTGTttttgtggttgtttttgcTGTTGTTTTTGTGGAATGGCTGTACCTGAATATTGGGGGAGTTTGGAGGTTGGAGCTTAAAGGTTCATCACCGGTTTCACAAGATTCTCGATACTGCCAGCTGCGATTTGCGATTCTTGTTATCTCTgctgctttttcttttcagCATTTTTTCCGTTCTCACTCATTTTCACATCTCCTACCACATACTAACCCCCCCAGGATCGACTACCAAGACCCCACCAACATCGACAGAAACGCTCTCCCTCTCACCATCCGatccgtcttcttcattgacCCCAAGAAGACCATCCGCACCATCCTCTCCTACCCTGCCTCTACCGGCCGTAACGCCGCCGAGGTTCTGCGCATCGTCGACTCCCTCCAGGCCGGTGACAAGCACAAGATTGCCACTCCCATCGACTGGGTGCCCGGCCAGGACGTCATCGTCGCCAACAGCGTCAAGGAggccgaggccaaggagctgTTCCCCAACCACCGCGTCATCAAGCCATACCTCCGATACACTGCTCTCCCTCAGATCTAAGTGTGGTGAGGTAATAAGCTGGCCGAGTCTCGGGGCGTTGTGAAGAGCGGGCCAGGCGGGACagtgaagcagaagcagaagaagaacaaaaccACACAATCTTCATAAATAGTTAGCGGTCGGTGGATGTATACCCATCCCCTTGAAGGGCAACAGGAATCAAAAGCGAGCcattgatgaattgatgaaTCAAATGGAAAGAAAGGAGGACTGGCTTTTGCGTGCGTAATGGTCACGACATAATGAAGAGGATCAATCCACTAGACTGAAACTACCCTAAATACCACAATCAACTTTTTTTTGCCCTCCATTTTTGCTCCTTTCAATTTCGCGTATCGTTCGCATGAGTTCAAGTCCTGACATGTGTTGAGCGATTTGGTGGCATTTTTGGAGCAATTTGATTGACGGAGTGTTTCGTTTCATCCCAAGTCCAGAGACTACTGAACAAGGTGTGGGTGCTCAGGCACATTTACCGATGTTGTGTTCGTCCGGTCAAGCATGAGGCAGAACTGCTTGCATCCAACTAAGCActttgagtctggtgcataGCCACAGTTTCGAATGCGTGCCTGCCCCGCGTTGAAAATGATGATTTCCATGCTCATCAAATGACTTCATGCGTCAACGTGTTTGATTTTTGACGCACTTTTATTAAGGACGGCGGCCCCAAGGATCGCGAGGGCTGTTGAGATTGAAGCTTCAATGCGCACTGTAGAGAACAGGAGAGTCAAGTTTGCCATGCGGACTGCTCCATGTTTAACTCGTGTGGTCGCCCGCGGATACAGAATCCTGGATGTGATAACCACGCATATTCTGCAGATCATATAGACGCTATTATCGATAATGCCACGCATCGTGCCATGATTGCATCACGCTCTGGGGACGGACCTCTGTGGGATTGCTTCACCTAGGATTGCCTAGCATCTCTCTCGTTAGTTGAGCCAATGACGCCTCGAATCTGTACCTTTTGGTGCATCATTCTTTGTCATGAGTTCGGCTCATGACCACTATTCTGCCCGCCTGCTGTTGTCAAAACACCACGAAATAACCAAGCACATGAACGAACCTCGACCCCTCTTCCATCTTCTGTTCCAGAGTACTCCGAGCCTTGCATGTCTTGCCCTCCCACCCCTGCACCGAATTGCTCAATTTGACTCTCCCTCCGCGCCGGGTTCCgcttcttcctttttgccATGTGTGTGCCCCGGAGCATGTTCCTCTTCACTGGGTCGTGAGACCCTCATGATCCTCAGCGCTGGACCCTCTGGACCCTCTGGACCCTCCGTACCCCTGGCTGAAGCGTGTAATGTACAATACGAGTTGCGGTGCTTGAGGTTGCGACGTAattgtactccgtatcgAGTATTAATATCTGTATGCAGTTTCAGTGGTCGGTGATGGGTATTGAGCATCGACAGACATGACAAgcgtcttgtcttgtccgTCCCTGTCTGGACAAAGGCGTCAAGTTCAATGGTGCTGACTCCTTGCACTTGACCATATTGCCATGACAGAACCATGTAACGTCCTTGACTGGTTGGTACTTCCCAGGCTGCATTCGTGCATGAAAGTGTCAGGGCATCCAGGTATTGGCCTGAGTCGTGACTTCCTGCTGTGTTTTCTCTCCCCAATCTGACCAACCACTTACTATTCCAGGCAGCTCCTTCCCACTTTGCCTGCATTTGCTCTTGCGTTTGCATTTCGGTGCACGTGGAATGAAGAGGCTTGCATACAGTATGTTCCATTTATCCAATTGATAGGTTAGAAAAATCTACCCTCGTCGTAGCAAATCTGAACACGGGATAACTCCAGACGTCAGGGAGTCTCCCGTGTCGAAAATTCGTCGTTgatcctcctccttcgaTTCCCCTGACGGCCCACTGAGCTTGGCAGCCGATTGATATTTCTGGACGACATCTTTGGCAGGTTCCAGGCCATTCACCCTTGCCGACCACCAAGGCTACTCAGGTAGTCTGTCGCCTTGCAGACATAGCTTCATTCAATGTCCTTTCTGTCATTGCCCATGCATCTCAACCGCCTTGAGTCGATTCCTGGTCCATTGCATCACTTTAGCAGACCCTCGTATGCTTGGCCAACCAACTCTCCAACCAGCCCCGAAGAAGGCCAAAGCAAACCAGCTTCGAGGTCAGGCCCAAGTCTTCCCCCCTTGTCACGTCCTTGCTAAACCGAAAAAGCCCCTCTCCGAAGTGTGCACTGGGCGTCTGTGCGTTGCCCTCGACCCGCGATGAGAGCAACCAGAAACAAGccagaagccagccagccagcctcaGCCCCACGGGCCACCACGGGCCACCAATGAATGTGGATGCTCATgagccatcaccatctcttCACACCAAAAGTCCAATATCACCCCATTCTGTTCTCAGCCATTTTCGTCAATCTGTTGCATGGGCGGTGCAATCCCCGTTTCCCTTCACTTTTGTTTCTACTGTAACCATTTGATCTTCAACGCAGCTCTGTCGGCTGGCTTGCCGGGGAGGAATCCTTTTGCCGTTTGGTTGCCGGCCAACTTCAGCACTTCGCCGGCACTGGTCCCTTTACGCATACTTGACGCATTCTCGACCGACGATCGCATTTGGCCAAGCAATTAGTCGATATCACCGCATCATCTGGCGCTCCGCAGGTCAATAGCCATTCCGCTCCGGTCCATGGGTAGGGTAGCGCCTGGCCTGTCGTTTTCTATAGGAACCAAGGGTGCCTAAGCGCTAGGCCCCtatctctctctctctctctgtctcccGCGCTCTCTCCCTGCCTGCGCACGCCCGCCAACCACCTCGAGTAGACGAGAGCCTAAGTtgactacggagtactacTCCAGCAATAGTCAaatttggtctggtggcctTTGGCTCTGGCCCAGTCGgtcagtctggtgtctggtcgcaACCCGAACCCATAGTGTAGATTacgttggtctggtgcaaagcTTCGACGCTTAACCACCAACCTGCAGTCCTAGAAggcttttcttctctttttcttcattCGGTCTGCAACCCCAGCCTCAGACATCCCCCTCGCCTCAGGACTGACGAATCGAAACAAGACTTGACGCGAGTCGAGCCTCAATTCCAATATCACTGGGACCGTTGTATAACGGCCGGCGCAATTATCCAACCAGTCCCAACCCCCCTCCAGCGACGTCAGACGCACCCGAGCACACAGGGCACAGACACCaacctgcttcttctttgtccGGTCTGGTGGTTCTCATTGTCGAAACGGAGCCATTCGCCGCCCATCCGGCCTTTTTTGATTTGACAAGCCTCTCCACCGTCGCCCCCATTAGAAACCTGGCCGCCTTGTCGGACGATTATCCACGTTGGTGTTCCTTCATTCCCCAAAAAAGCCCAGACAGCTCCAACCGACGACGCCAGTGCTGCATACAGCGAGccctgccttgccttgccttgcgCTGCCTTGAAGCTTTTTTCTTCGCGCACGCCAGCTCGCTTGTTCTCCCTCTCACTATCCTTGAGTCGACGACTTCGGCCTGTCTCCATATTGATAGTCTCGTTCCCTCCATCCGGACGGACTCTCAGACTGCCGCATGTAGGTACACATATTCCTTGTCTTATTCCCTCGCCCGACCCGCGGTCCAAGTTCTTCGAGCCCGCCACGGCATAACCCAGCCTTGGGCATTCTACAGATCTGGATCAGCCCGCCTGCTTCATATTGATTTCGCCGCGTTGCTGTTACCTGTTTCTTTCCTCACTTTCTTTGGCTACCCATGCCCTCATctgccaagccatcaaattcAAGCATGATAGCCCCCGTCCCTAATTTGTTTTATTGTGGTTCTCTCTCTTAGCCCCCGGCGCCTTTCACCATCATCCCCAACGACTTCTTTGTGATGCGGCGCTTCTCATTATCTCAAGCTTTTCTCTCGTTTTGTTCCCTGTCTCGTGGCAGCCCAGAGCCTGGTCGGGGCCTCACTTTTGTCTTAGCCAAGGCCACTggtttttgttcttggcacCAATATTAGGTCCGTGGACGGATTACTATCTGGTTCTGTTGCCCATAGCAAGGCCAAATTGTTATGTCTCTATAGCACTGGCCTTCTTGCGGCTTGTATCCAGCTATTCCGCATATCTGGGAGCTCAGAGCGTACCAGGGCGAACCGCACAGCACTTCTCACTGTCCAAAAATACATTGTTGTGGAAACATTACCGAAACCGGGTTCGAGAAGCATCACAGCCAGTCACCCGTATCCGCCTGCTTggtttccttcttcttttcttcctgttcTTCTCAATTTATATGCCACGAACCCTTTCACACGCCGTATGCTGTGGGAGATTCGCTTTTTGCCGAAACTCATACCCAATCGCATACATAACCTGGCACATTATTCGTTTAGGCGCACTCTGCTGCTCTAGCAGAGTGTGGCCAAGTCTGAAATTTTGACGCACCATGGCTCCAACCCCAGGACTGACCGGTTCACAGAGACCTGTTTTATCTCGTGCAAGTAGTCACCTTTCTTCAGCATCTGAAACCGAATTAGACGATCGGTACGCGGCAATAATCAACCGTGCTAGCCCAGACAATACCGGCGGAGTATATCGAGGCGTTCAGCAAAATCCGCCGACGAGAAAGCTCACCCGAAAACGCTCGCTTCTTAGCTTGACGAATCGAATCACCTCCAACGTGTCTTCAAATAATCAACAGCCGTTGCCGGATGGCCCGAGGTCATCGTCGCCTACATCCAGGCCGCAGCCTGCGAGGAAGCTGAGCCTTAAGCACAGCCTTGAAAAGCCGCTGCCGCAGACACCACCCGAATCGAGCTCTGCCACGCCGTCTCCAGCTGGCAGAGACGATTTCGGAGAGAGCTCCCAGCCGCGAAGGACTGAGTCCCGTATGGACGGCCGTGCAAGCACGATGGACTCGGTTGGCTCCTCGGCCGCTGGCCAAATATATTCTGCACAGGATCAATATGGCCAGGACATTAACAGCAGCATGAGCAGTTTAGCGAGCTCCTCAAAACAAGACATAAACGAGGACAATAGAGACGGGTTAACCCCAAGAAGTAATGGTCCGACCCCAACAACTCCATCGCCAGGTATGGGTCAAGGTGGAAggtcaacagcaacaccGGCGGCCACGGCGGCTGCTGGAACTGCTGCACCAGGATCTTCGACACATTTATCGGGGTTAATGTGTAATGTGCATCGCACCACCGGCCGAgaacctcctcctcttgtAGGAGCGACCACTACCATCCTCGGAGACAAACTGTACGTCTTTGGAGGACGAATCCTGTCCCGAAGTCGACCTGCACCTTTGACGGCCGATCTCTATGAGTTGGATCTGATCTCCCGCCACTGGACGAGGCTGGAAACTGGAGGAGATGTACCGCCGCCTCGATACTTCCATTCCATGTGTGGCCTTGGCGACACCAAGATGGTCTGTTATGGTGGCATGTCTCCGGCTTCAAGTCCGGCTCaaacagcttcaacagcagatcagcaacagcaacctgAGGTTTCTGTAATGTCTGACATATATATTTATGACGTCGAGACCAGAATATGGACGTACTTGCCAGCTCAGGACGCACCACAAGGCCGATATGCTCATTGTGCCTGCATCTTGccctcagcagcctccttTTCCTCGAGTCGGGCTCCGCTGGCCGCCTTGCAGCACAacccatcttcttcaaatccCAACGAAGGCAGAATCGGCATTAACATTGACGGATCTGGAGGTGCCGAAATGGTGATTGTGGGCGGCCAGGATGGAGCCAACCATTACATCGAGCAGATCAGTGTTTTCAACCTACGCAGCCTCAAATGGACGTCGACGCAACCCTTAGGGAAAAGCTGCGGTGCATATCGCAGCGTGGCTGCCCCTCTGCCTCCTTCTGTAACCGCCAAAGTCGGTAAAGCGTATCCGAACGGCTCGCAACGAGTTGACGGCACGGGCATCGGCCCAGAGTCTCGCGAAACTGGTTCATCCATGCTTATCTATTCAAACTATAACTTTCTTGACGTGAAACTTGAGTTGCAGATTCGATCCTCAGATGGAACCTTGGTGGAAAAGCCCATGTCGGGGACCTACTCTCCGCCAGGCTTGCGATTCCCCAATGGTGGTGTGATTGACACGCATTTCGTCGTGAGCGGAACGTACCTGACTTCATCGAAGCAAGAATATGCGCTCTGGGCGCTGGACCTACGGACGCTAACATGGAGCCGCATCGACGCTGGCGGTAGCGTATTTAGTCAGGGAAGTTGGAATCGAGGAGTTTTGTGGAACCGACGAAATACGTTTGTAATTCTGGGCAATCGAAAGCGAAGTCTTGTCGACGACTATAACCACCGCCGAATCAACTTTTCGAACGTCTGCATGGTAGAGTTGGAGGCATTTGGATTTTACGATAACCCTCGGAAGACTAGTCCCATGTCTGGATTCATATCGGCAAGCAGTCCGTATTCTGGACCAAACCTCAGCCTCACACGAAAAGCAGGATATACCGCTGGTGGTCGTTTTCATTCGAGAGCCAGCGAGGAGTTGGGAGAGAAGGCGCTGGCTATGCGCGAGCTGGCTGACATGGATATTCTATGCATCGGTGGGGAAAGGATACCAGTCAATTCTCGCATAGTTTCTCGCAGATGGGGACCTTATTTTGTTCAGCTTTTACGGGAAGGTACAGCCACTCAGGACGGAAGTGATTCGGTCACACTTCGATCAGGATTATCGAGCAATCCTCTTCGTGCTTCAGCATTGACCATAACGCCAAATTCTCAGGATCTAACACAGGCCCCCGGCTCATCCAGCGGCACCAGCATGCTTTCGTCATCGACTGCCGGACTAAGCTCGGCCACAACAGCTGGAGCAATGGGCTCTTCTGCGGCTATGGCGGGCGTAACTGGACACGGTGATGATATCAGCCCTCCGGCCGTAAATGCAGCTCCAACTCCTAGGTCTCTGCCGCCAAATGCAAGGCCACGATGCCTGTACCTCCCTCATACCTATCTGACGGTACAGGCACTGTTACACTTCCTCTACACGAGCTCCCTACCGCCTCCATCATCGCCGCTTTGCACCCCACAGATTTTGTGCTCTCTCCTTCAAATTGCTCGACCTTATCGCGTTGATGGATTACTGGAAGCCGTGGTTGAGCGTCTGCATGGATTGTTGGACAGTCGAAATGCCGCCGCCGTGTTCAATGCCACAGCtatggctgctggtggtgggcgCGGTATCGACGGGTCCCTGAATCCCAACTTTTTCGTGGGCAGCTCTGATCCCGTTGGATCCCCGACTTCGGTCTCGGACTTTTCGCTGGGCGGCACGACTGCCAACAATTCTTCTGCCACCGACTTGGCTACAGCAACGTCCGGTCTCAGCTTAAACACAGGCGTGCAGAAAACCGGCCGCCCATTAAGTGGCGAGCTTTCAGCGTCAACCAGCAGAAGCGGCTCCGAATGGGGATCGGAAGTTGGCAGCAGCGATCGCGATCACAGCTTCATCTGGAATGGCGAACTCAGCAGCGTCATTGGCCTGCAAAAACGTGGCCTGAGAGGGTTGATGGAAGGACGAAGGATGCGTGAGAGAACAGGCACTGGTGGTGCGGCGACATTAGCCCCCGCCGGACCTTCTGCCTATGGGTCGGCGACTCAAGCTGGTCAAAGTGGCCAACGCGTGGGATTGGGGATTGCCGGATCGTAAGGCGCACACTGAGCGTCGTGTATCGGATCACGGAGAAGGGTGCGAGTGCTCTTTGAACATCGGAGCATAGAGATAACAGGGCGCGGTTTGATGGATATTAAAAAGTCTGTTTTGCCACGACAACATTATATAGAAGCGATGACTTGATGAAACTGTGTTGCATGGATGCAGATGGGAGAGCGTGGGTCGGAGGAAAACTGTTTGGTTAAACGCGAGGTACTGGGGATTGATGTGGTGTTATTTAGGAGGCAAACTTCACTGTACATCTTGTCTTTACATGTAGGGCGACCAAGTCGTTGACATGAATACTACATATTAGTGTCCACATAGGAGGATATTTCGACGTGAATACCGTGTCTACTGGTTATCATTTGAGATGTGACTCTACAGCCACGCACTACATCAGAGGAACGTACCACAAGTGGTAGTCTTGTGATGACTCGAATTCTAGATGTTGTATTCTAAATACATGCTTTGTCTTCTATACAGAAAGCATCAACAGTTCAAATGCACAATATATGCTGGGAAACACACGCAGCCACGCATTGTTCCCTCACGCTCGGCTCAACAAAAAGGGTTTCAAAAAAAGTCATTCGACGCAAAATGCAATGTTACAGCATATGGGTAGCAGTCCAGAGGGTAGAGTCAACCGAATTTATAACTTGACTCGACCTGCCTCGAGTTCTCGCCATTCGTTATCTTGGAATGGAACATATGCATCTCCCTTGAGCCAGTACAGCTCACCGTcgatcttcttgttgttcggCTTGACGCCAGCCAGGCGCAGTAGGTGCTTTTGTTGCTTCATA from the Pochonia chlamydosporia 170 chromosome 6, whole genome shotgun sequence genome contains:
- a CDS encoding mitochondrial peroxiredoxin PRX1 (similar to Metarhizium acridum CQMa 102 XP_007815391.1) — its product is MASTTTLRLGSKAPDFTADSNIGKVEFHKHIEGSWAILFSHPQDFTPVCTTELGAFAKLEPEFTKRGVKLLGLSADTTDSHATWIKDIAEVTGGNVQFPIIADPDRVVANQYDMIDYQDPTNIDRNALPLTIRSVFFIDPKKTIRTILSYPASTGRNAAEVLRIVDSLQAGDKHKIATPIDWVPGQDVIVANSVKEAEAKELFPNHRVIKPYLRYTALPQI
- a CDS encoding regulatory protein Ral2 (similar to Neosartorya fischeri NRRL 181 XP_001267166.1), which produces MAPTPGLTGSQRPVLSRASSHLSSASETELDDRYAAIINRASPDNTGGVYRGVQQNPPTRKLTRKRSLLSLTNRITSNVSSNNQQPLPDGPRSSSPTSRPQPARKLSLKHSLEKPLPQTPPESSSATPSPAGRDDFGESSQPRRTESRMDGRASTMDSVGSSAAGQIYSAQDQYGQDINSSMSSLASSSKQDINEDNRDGLTPRSNGPTPTTPSPGMGQGGRSTATPAATAAAGTAAPGSSTHLSGLMCNVHRTTGREPPPLVGATTTILGDKLYVFGGRILSRSRPAPLTADLYELDLISRHWTRLETGGDVPPPRYFHSMCGLGDTKMVCYGGMSPASSPAQTASTADQQQQPEVSVMSDIYIYDVETRIWTYLPAQDAPQGRYAHCACILPSAASFSSSRAPLAALQHNPSSSNPNEGRIGINIDGSGGAEMVIVGGQDGANHYIEQISVFNLRSLKWTSTQPLGKSCGAYRSVAAPLPPSVTAKVGKAYPNGSQRVDGTGIGPESRETGSSMLIYSNYNFLDVKLELQIRSSDGTLVEKPMSGTYSPPGLRFPNGGVIDTHFVVSGTYLTSSKQEYALWALDLRTLTWSRIDAGGSVFSQGSWNRGVLWNRRNTFVILGNRKRSLVDDYNHRRINFSNVCMVELEAFGFYDNPRKTSPMSGFISASSPYSGPNLSLTRKAGYTAGGRFHSRASEELGEKALAMRELADMDILCIGGERIPVNSRIVSRRWGPYFVQLLREGTATQDGSDSVTLRSGLSSNPLRASALTITPNSQDLTQAPGSSSGTSMLSSSTAGLSSATTAGAMGSSAAMAGVTGHGDDISPPAVNAAPTPRSLPPNARPRCLYLPHTYLTVQALLHFLYTSSLPPPSSPLCTPQILCSLLQIARPYRVDGLLEAVVERLHGLLDSRNAAAVFNATAMAAGGGRGIDGSLNPNFFVGSSDPVGSPTSVSDFSLGGTTANNSSATDLATATSGLSLNTGVQKTGRPLSGELSASTSRSGSEWGSEVGSSDRDHSFIWNGELSSVIGLQKRGLRGLMEGRRMRERTGTGGAATLAPAGPSAYGSATQAGQSGQRVGLGIAGS